From a region of the Acidobacteriota bacterium genome:
- the hemG gene encoding protoporphyrinogen oxidase, with protein MTSSAFPSQAGAPAAPVVVVGAGIAGLATAYELGRQGLAVRLAEAGPRAGGVILTERIDGFLIDAGPDSLIAQKPAALELCRELGLGDRIQTTLEPRTAFILRGDRLHPLPEASVMGIPTRMLPLATASLFSWTGKLRMGLDLVLPRPGGDSPADESIGAFMRRRFGNEAVEYLAEPLLAGIHSGDVDALSMLKLFPRLIEAERTHRSLILAFRRMRAQPSADGLFRSLPGGIGELVDTLVAALPAGTLETGRAVARIERRPPFHGLTAPYDVVMRDGERWPAAAVVISTPAHGAAPLLDELAPSVAERCREVPYVSSATVALCYRRSDIAHPLRGSGFVVPKVERQVGIMAASFVSSKWPGRAPEGFAMLRAFLGGARSPALLDRDDAELVALAHGDLARLLGIGAPPVLARLYRWPQSNAQHVVGHLERLAAIERDLADTPGLFVTSSGFRSTGITDCVADGRAVAREVARWLAATGSRPPAEPTPNSQHPTTRPPTPYP; from the coding sequence ATGACCTCGTCGGCGTTTCCCTCGCAGGCCGGCGCGCCCGCCGCGCCGGTCGTGGTCGTCGGCGCGGGCATCGCCGGCCTCGCAACCGCCTACGAGCTCGGCCGCCAGGGCCTGGCCGTCCGCCTGGCCGAAGCCGGACCGCGCGCGGGCGGCGTCATCCTCACCGAGCGGATCGATGGGTTCCTGATCGATGCGGGCCCCGACTCGCTCATCGCGCAGAAGCCGGCCGCGCTCGAGCTGTGCCGGGAGCTCGGACTCGGCGACCGCATCCAGACGACGCTCGAGCCACGCACCGCGTTCATCCTGCGCGGCGACCGGCTCCACCCGTTGCCGGAAGCTTCGGTGATGGGGATCCCGACCCGGATGCTGCCGCTCGCCACGGCCTCCCTCTTCTCGTGGACGGGCAAGCTCCGCATGGGGCTCGACCTCGTGCTGCCGCGACCGGGCGGCGACTCCCCTGCCGACGAGTCGATTGGCGCCTTCATGCGACGGCGGTTCGGCAACGAGGCCGTCGAGTACCTGGCCGAACCGCTGCTGGCCGGCATCCACTCGGGCGATGTCGACGCGTTGTCCATGCTCAAGCTCTTCCCGCGGCTCATCGAAGCCGAGCGCACGCATCGGAGCCTCATCCTCGCGTTCCGCCGCATGCGCGCGCAGCCGTCGGCCGATGGGCTCTTCCGGTCGCTTCCCGGCGGCATCGGCGAGCTCGTCGACACGCTCGTCGCCGCGCTCCCGGCGGGAACGCTCGAGACGGGCCGCGCCGTCGCCCGCATCGAGCGTCGCCCGCCGTTTCATGGCCTGACCGCACCGTACGACGTCGTGATGCGCGACGGCGAGCGATGGCCGGCCGCCGCCGTCGTCATCTCGACGCCGGCGCACGGCGCCGCCCCCCTGCTCGACGAGCTGGCGCCCTCGGTGGCCGAGCGCTGCCGCGAGGTGCCGTACGTGTCGTCGGCGACCGTCGCGTTGTGCTACCGCCGGAGCGACATCGCGCATCCCCTGCGCGGCAGCGGGTTCGTCGTCCCGAAGGTCGAGCGTCAGGTCGGCATCATGGCCGCGTCGTTCGTCTCGTCGAAGTGGCCGGGACGCGCGCCGGAAGGCTTCGCCATGCTGCGCGCGTTTCTTGGCGGCGCTCGCAGCCCGGCGCTGCTCGATCGCGACGACGCCGAGCTCGTCGCCCTCGCGCACGGCGACCTCGCGCGTCTCCTGGGCATCGGCGCGCCACCGGTGCTCGCCCGGCTCTATCGCTGGCCGCAGTCGAACGCGCAGCACGTCGTGGGCCACCTCGAGCGGTTGGCCGCCATCGAACGCGATCTCGCCGACACACCGGGCCTGTTCGTCACGAGCAGCGGGTTCCGCAGCACGGGGATCACCGACTGCGTGGCCGACGGCCGAGCGGTGGCGCGGGAGGTCGCACGCTGGCTGGCGGCGACCGGCTCGCGACCGCCGGCCGAACCAACACCCAACAGCCAACACCCGACAACCCGGCCCCCCACCCCCTACCCGTGA
- the rocF gene encoding arginase, which translates to MKPIHIIGVPLDLGAGRRGVDMGPSALRIAGIDERVRQLGHPLVDAGDLASPTQETREVGHPRKKYIDEIAAVCQRLFDTSLAALQSGGLPVVLGGDHSLAAGSVAATAAFARAQDKPIGLLWVDAHGDMNTPESSESGNVHGMPLAALLGREPQELAGLGGFAPKVRPERTVLVGIRNLDDREKEIVRAAGVHVFTMKDIDRLGLAAVTEQALTIATRGTAGLHVSFDLDVCDPTIAPGVGTPVKGGLDYREAHMLMEMVADTEALLALDIVEVNPVLDVQNQTAMLGTELVLSALGQEIL; encoded by the coding sequence ATGAAACCCATCCACATCATCGGCGTGCCGCTCGACCTCGGCGCCGGCCGCCGCGGCGTCGACATGGGCCCCTCGGCGCTGCGCATCGCGGGCATCGACGAACGCGTGCGCCAGCTCGGGCACCCGCTCGTCGACGCCGGCGACCTCGCGTCGCCCACACAGGAGACCCGCGAGGTCGGCCACCCGCGCAAGAAGTACATCGACGAGATCGCGGCCGTCTGCCAGCGGCTCTTCGACACGAGCCTCGCCGCGCTTCAATCGGGCGGCCTGCCCGTGGTGCTCGGCGGCGATCACAGCCTCGCCGCGGGTTCGGTCGCCGCCACGGCGGCGTTCGCGCGAGCCCAGGACAAGCCCATCGGCCTGCTCTGGGTCGACGCCCACGGCGACATGAACACGCCCGAGAGCAGCGAGTCGGGCAACGTGCACGGGATGCCGCTCGCGGCGCTGCTCGGCCGGGAGCCGCAGGAACTTGCCGGCCTCGGAGGGTTCGCGCCGAAGGTGCGCCCGGAACGCACGGTGCTCGTCGGGATCCGCAACCTCGACGACCGCGAGAAGGAGATCGTCCGGGCGGCGGGCGTCCACGTGTTCACGATGAAGGACATCGACCGGCTGGGGCTCGCCGCCGTGACCGAACAGGCGCTGACCATCGCCACGCGCGGCACCGCCGGCCTGCACGTCTCGTTCGACCTCGACGTGTGCGACCCGACCATCGCCCCCGGCGTCGGGACGCCCGTCAAGGGCGGTCTCGACTACCGCGAGGCGCACATGCTGATGGAGATGGTGGCCGACACCGAAGCCCTGCTCGCCCTCGACATCGTCGAGGTCAACCCGGTGCTCGACGTTCAGAACCAGACGGCCATGCTCGGCACCGAACTCGTACTGTCGGCGCTCGGTCAGGAGATTCTGTAG
- a CDS encoding DUF2911 domain-containing protein — protein sequence MRKLAISLFVAGLAFMGFGLAVAQERQRLSPHEKTEGTVDGVAISVEYGRPYLKGRTIGKELVPFGQVWRTGADEATTLVTAATLVFGDVEVPAGTYTLFTLPTETDWQLIINKQTGQWGTRYDQTQDFARLPLQKRTRDGSLEQLTISIVDHDGPGGALTIEWGTYSLSAPFTIKR from the coding sequence ATGCGCAAGCTCGCCATCAGTCTGTTCGTCGCCGGTCTCGCGTTCATGGGGTTCGGCCTCGCCGTCGCGCAGGAGCGTCAGCGCCTCAGCCCGCATGAGAAGACCGAGGGCACGGTCGACGGTGTGGCCATCTCGGTCGAGTACGGCCGGCCCTACCTGAAGGGCCGCACCATCGGCAAGGAATTGGTGCCCTTCGGCCAGGTCTGGCGCACCGGGGCCGACGAGGCCACGACGCTCGTGACCGCGGCCACGCTCGTCTTCGGCGACGTCGAGGTACCCGCCGGCACCTACACGCTCTTCACGCTGCCGACTGAAACCGACTGGCAGCTCATCATCAACAAGCAGACGGGCCAGTGGGGCACGCGGTACGACCAGACGCAGGACTTCGCCCGCCTCCCGTTGCAGAAGCGCACTCGGGACGGTTCGCTCGAGCAGTTGACGATCTCGATTGTCGACCACGATGGCCCGGGCGGCGCCCTGACGATCGAGTGGGGCACGTACAGCCTCAGCGCGCCGTTCACGATCAAGCGGTAG
- the hemE gene encoding uroporphyrinogen decarboxylase, with amino-acid sequence MTHRFLLACRRQPVDATPVWFMRQAGRYMAEYRELRKKYTLLELCAEPELATEVTLQPIRRIEVDAAILFSDLLLPLAPMGLAFDFVKGEGPAIERPISSADDIARLRVIDPGEALGHVLETIGLVRRELAGRVPLIGFVGAPFTLASYAIEGGHSNNFAKTKALMYGEPDAWHTLCDKFATVAGAYLRLQAEAGAQAVQVFDSWVGALNARDYREFVMPHTKKLFAALEGVDVPTIHFGTGTSTILPEMREAGGDVIGADWRIPLDAAWEAIGPDRGIQGNLDPTLLLGPLERALSGTAEVIDRAGGRPGHIFNLGHGILPSTPLEHVQAVARYVHQLSA; translated from the coding sequence GTGACACATCGATTCCTTCTCGCCTGCCGCCGCCAGCCTGTCGACGCCACCCCCGTCTGGTTCATGCGCCAAGCCGGTCGATACATGGCCGAATACCGGGAGCTGCGCAAGAAATACACACTGCTGGAGCTGTGCGCGGAGCCTGAACTGGCCACCGAGGTCACCCTGCAGCCCATTCGGCGCATCGAGGTCGACGCGGCGATTCTCTTCTCGGACCTGCTGCTGCCGCTTGCGCCGATGGGCCTGGCGTTTGACTTCGTCAAGGGCGAAGGACCGGCGATCGAGCGGCCCATTTCTTCAGCCGACGACATCGCCCGCCTGCGGGTCATCGATCCCGGCGAGGCCCTCGGCCACGTGCTCGAGACCATTGGCCTCGTCCGCCGCGAGCTGGCCGGCCGCGTCCCGCTCATCGGCTTCGTCGGCGCGCCGTTCACGCTGGCCTCGTACGCCATCGAGGGGGGGCACTCGAACAACTTCGCCAAGACGAAGGCCCTCATGTACGGTGAACCGGACGCCTGGCACACGCTCTGCGACAAGTTCGCCACCGTCGCCGGCGCCTACCTCCGCCTGCAGGCCGAGGCTGGCGCGCAGGCCGTGCAGGTCTTCGACTCGTGGGTGGGCGCGCTCAACGCCCGCGACTACCGTGAGTTCGTCATGCCCCACACCAAGAAGCTCTTCGCGGCGCTCGAGGGCGTCGACGTGCCCACCATCCACTTCGGCACCGGCACGTCGACCATCCTGCCCGAGATGCGCGAGGCCGGCGGCGACGTGATCGGCGCCGACTGGCGCATTCCTCTCGACGCGGCGTGGGAGGCCATCGGGCCCGACCGTGGCATCCAGGGCAACCTCGACCCGACGCTGCTGCTCGGTCCGCTCGAGCGGGCGCTCTCGGGAACGGCCGAGGTCATCGACCGCGCCGGCGGGCGGCCGGGCCACATCTTCAACCTCGGGCACGGCATCCTGCCATCGACGCCCCTCGAACACGTGCAGGCCGTGGCGCGCTACGTCCACCAGCTCTCCGCATGA
- a CDS encoding c-type cytochrome gives MKRWGIAATIVVVAVLSVAGCMGRRAPTGFRLPPGDAEAGKAAFVDLSCHACHTVEGVELPPPTDATVVKLGGRSILPRTDGEMTTDIILPSSHYARGYPAHEVMADGKSRMPDYAAKMTVRQLADLVAFLQGDR, from the coding sequence ATGAAACGCTGGGGAATCGCTGCGACGATCGTCGTGGTGGCCGTGTTGTCCGTTGCTGGCTGCATGGGCAGGCGGGCGCCGACCGGGTTCCGCCTGCCCCCGGGGGATGCGGAGGCCGGAAAGGCCGCGTTCGTCGACCTCTCCTGCCACGCCTGCCACACGGTCGAGGGCGTCGAGCTGCCGCCCCCCACCGACGCGACCGTCGTCAAGCTCGGCGGCCGCAGCATTCTGCCGCGCACGGACGGCGAGATGACGACCGACATCATCCTGCCCTCGTCGCACTATGCGCGGGGCTACCCGGCGCACGAGGTCATGGCTGACGGGAAGTCGCGGATGCCGGACTACGCGGCGAAGATGACGGTCCGCCAGTTGGCCGACCTGGTGGCCTTCCTCCAGGGCGATCGTTGA
- a CDS encoding esterase-like activity of phytase family protein gives MAGRVDVRVLVALVLCLGLVPGCAPVERAPVVEPAGRSAPRSLGLLDLDLAGAVVLPHGATYAALDGDRVGGVSGLAFDPATGHWMAVVDDRERPRLVSFSFAGEGASFAAEPRGAVALDLGGQPGAPPMLDGEGLVRWPGGGWLVASEGDGGASPRVPPGLYRFDATGRYVGALPVPEHYLPEPAGSQRRGLRNNAAFESLTLSPDGDVLFTAAEGPLAQDAERPGFEQGSHTRLLEYVPGEGGFVPAREFVYPLDALPFDGLDFVPDQGENGLVELLALADGRLLALERAFVREAARGGRSANRVRLYVVTFDGATDVAQRPSLRGETYRPVTKRLVLDLGQLAPGLPPELARLDNFEALAFGPPLADGRATLVLASDDNFNPRQRTAFVLLADR, from the coding sequence ATGGCTGGAAGGGTCGACGTCCGGGTCCTCGTCGCGCTGGTGCTCTGCCTGGGCCTCGTGCCCGGCTGCGCCCCGGTCGAGCGCGCGCCCGTCGTCGAGCCGGCGGGCCGCAGCGCGCCACGTTCGCTCGGCCTCCTCGACCTCGACCTCGCGGGGGCCGTCGTGCTCCCCCACGGGGCGACGTACGCGGCGCTCGATGGCGACCGGGTCGGTGGTGTGTCGGGCCTGGCGTTTGACCCGGCGACGGGCCACTGGATGGCCGTCGTCGACGATCGCGAGCGGCCACGCCTCGTGTCCTTCTCGTTCGCCGGTGAAGGGGCGTCGTTTGCGGCCGAGCCGCGAGGCGCAGTAGCCCTCGACCTCGGCGGGCAGCCTGGCGCGCCCCCGATGCTGGACGGCGAAGGCCTGGTCCGGTGGCCGGGCGGCGGGTGGCTCGTCGCGAGCGAGGGTGACGGCGGAGCGTCGCCGCGCGTGCCGCCCGGTCTCTACCGGTTCGACGCCACCGGTCGGTATGTCGGTGCGTTGCCGGTGCCCGAGCACTACCTGCCCGAGCCCGCCGGCTCACAGAGGCGCGGGCTTCGCAACAACGCCGCTTTCGAGAGCCTGACGTTGTCGCCCGACGGGGATGTGCTGTTCACGGCTGCCGAGGGCCCCCTCGCCCAGGACGCCGAGCGGCCCGGCTTCGAGCAGGGAAGCCACACGCGGCTGCTCGAGTACGTGCCGGGCGAGGGCGGGTTCGTCCCGGCCCGCGAGTTCGTGTACCCACTCGACGCGCTGCCATTCGACGGGCTCGACTTCGTGCCGGACCAGGGCGAGAACGGCCTCGTCGAACTGCTCGCGCTGGCCGACGGGAGACTGCTCGCCCTCGAGCGGGCGTTCGTGCGCGAGGCCGCTCGGGGTGGTCGGTCGGCCAACCGCGTCCGCCTCTATGTGGTGACGTTCGACGGCGCAACCGACGTTGCGCAGCGGCCGTCACTGCGCGGTGAGACGTACCGGCCGGTGACGAAGAGGCTCGTCCTCGATCTCGGCCAGCTCGCGCCCGGCCTGCCGCCCGAACTAGCCCGCCTCGACAACTTCGAAGCGCTCGCCTTCGGACCGCCGCTCGCCGATGGACGCGCGACCCTCGTCCTGGCGAGCGACGACAACTTCAACCCGCGGCAGCGCACGGCCTTCGTGCTGCTGGCCGACCGCTGA